The following proteins are encoded in a genomic region of Fusarium oxysporum f. sp. lycopersici 4287 chromosome 1, whole genome shotgun sequence:
- a CDS encoding hypothetical protein (At least one base has a quality score < 10), whose amino-acid sequence MDPGLSSSSNVSPGPGPQSNRKERGAIAAQACETCRNRKQRCDEQRPKCGTCQRFKLECRYREPQPTKKDKTLVEILDRLKTVESKIDNLGQRENTTPPLFTTPQPPAVYSTNTPLLVDPDSHDPLPGTSLPNHPTSPTPNRDTGGYRYDSSVSKMSEWPVVRQMFESLGQKAPSALGEIPALPRGLRASNVTLPSDGLQPVGIPSNSALQIPLHLSGSTSTLNLSPPSVDWETMQRLSKAYFDVINMLHPVLDRQWFNSNVLSSIINNGFQEGALSSLVLLVFALGEVALTTSEVPISAYKQRPSGIKGGTIDRPPGLALFNEARKRMGFAMSEVSLENVQMLALASLYYSSCGQALECWRMNVYASLACQGLITSKPDELHGPRTDLVKRVFWHCSIMETCFHMEFGLPLTGLEKLEETIGLPDFSGPMTDEDYIVNQQTHFHEHFASQIVLRRLSANFHSVLNKTFGTDASLPVAGFAPFNISSSPGTAAVMKQLDAQLDQWRSMLPSHLRWQDNQDVAFADPSHNAFGDVYTEESLQSNYMFTPDLDTPPATYPFAADIQTALLRTRYSYNKYVIHRPCIFKALHHPESMTREDAEGAAECLKASVKWPIALSPPCTNKRLVPIAFFWSQNLLGVLILLHLSQQHPMLGRIRSSLCGQRFDVEASQTVTVYLDWLRDMKKIDSTANWCWNIARLVYQLDD is encoded by the exons ATGGATCCAGGACTATCCTCATCCAGCAACGTCTCTCCAGGACCTGGGCCGCAAAGTAATCGAAAAGAGCGCGGTGCCATTGCAGCTCAG GCTTGTGAGACGTGCCGCAACCGAAAACAAAGATGTGATGAACAAAGGCCAAAGTGCGGTACATGCCAGAGATTCAAGCTCGAATGTCGATACCGAGAACCCCAACCAACAAA GAAGGATAAAACTCTGGTTGAGATTCTAGACCGACTCAAGACTGTCGAAAGTAAGATTGACAACCTGGGTCAACGGGAAAATACGACTCCTCCCCTCTTCACCACTCCTCAACCTCCAGCCGTTTATTCCACCAACACGCCGCTACTGGTGGATCCCGACTCCCACGATCCTCTTCCAGGCACATCCTTACCCAACCATCCTACAAGTCCAACGCCCAACCGTGACACAGGCGGCTATCGCTATGACTCGTCTGTGTCCAAGATGTCAGAATGGCCCGTTGTACGCCAGATGTTCGAAAGCCTTGGCCAGAAGGCTCCATCCGCCTTGGGTGAGATTCCTGCACTTCCGAGAGGACTTCGTGCCTCAAACGTTACTCTGCCATCCGATGGACTCCAGCCGGTAGGAATACCAAGTAACAGCGCTCTGCAGATACCCCTGCACCTCTCAGGCTCTACCTCGACTCTCAATCTTAGCCCCCCAAGTGTGGACTGGGAGACCATGCAAAGACTTAGTAAGGCTTATTTCGATGTCATTAACATGCTTCATCCTGTCTTGGATAGACAGTGGTTCAACTCGAACGTACTGAGttcaatcatcaacaatggaTTCCAAGAAGGAGCACTTTCATCCCTTGTACTACTTGTCTTTGCCCTTGGAGAGGTGGCGCTCACCACATCAGAAGTGCCAATCTCGGCTTACAAGCAGCGACCATCTGGAATCAAGGGAGGTACTATCGATCGGCCACCTGGTCTTGCTTTATTCAATGAGGCACGGAAAAGGATGGGGTTTGCTATGAGTGAAGTCAGCCTGGAAAATGTGCAGATGTTGGCACTTGCTTCGCTCTACTACTCAAGCTGCGGACAAGCTCTA GAATGTTGGAGGATGAATGTGTATGCGTCCTTGGCCTGCCAGGGTCTAATAACGAG caAACCTGACGAATTACACGGCCCCCGAACAGATCTGGTCAAGCGAGTCTTCTGGCACTGTTCAATCATGGAAAC GTGCTTCCACATGGAGTTTGGACTACCCCTGACTGGGCTAGAAAAGCTGGAAGAAACGATCGGTCTCCCTGACTTTAGTGGACCGATGACTGACGAGGACTATATCGTCAATCAACAAACACACTTTCATGAGCATTTCGCTTCTCAAATCGTTCTCCGAAGGCTCTCGGCCAATTTCCATTCTGTTCTCAACAAGA CCTTTGGCACAGATGCGTCTCTACCCGTTGCGGGGTTCGCTCCCTTCAACATCTCTTCGAGTCCCGGGACCGCAGCTGTTATGAAGCAACTCGACGCACAGCTAGACCAGTGGAGGAGCATGCTACCCAGCCATCTAAGATGGCAGGATAACCAGGATGTGGCCTTCGCGGATCCTTCACATAATGCCTTTGGTGACGTATATACGGAAGAATCTCTCCAGAGCAATTACATGTTTACACCGGATCTTGATACTCCACCAGCCACGTATCCGTTCGCGGCCGACATACAAACTGCACTTCTCCGAACACGATACAGCTACAACAAATACGTTATACACAGGCCCTGTATTTTCAAGGCTCTTCATCACCCTGAGAGCATGACGcgagaagatgctgaaggtGCGGCCGAATGTCTCAAAGCCTCGGTTAAGTGGCCCATTGCCCTATCACCCCCATGTACCAACAAACGACTTGTGCCGATTGCTTTCTTCTGGTCACAGAATCTGCTGGGTGTTCTAATTCTGTTACATTTATCGCAGCAGCACCCCATGTTGGGTCGGATCCGGTCGTCGCTTTGCGGGCAACGCTTCGATGTGGAAGCCTCCCAAACTGTTACAGTATATTTAGACTGGCTACGCGATATGAAAAAGATAGACTCGACGGCGAACTGGTGCTGGAATATCGCTCGCTTGGTCTACCAATTGGACGATTAG
- a CDS encoding hypothetical protein (At least one base has a quality score < 10) produces the protein MSEWPVVRQMFESLGQKAPSALGEIPALPRGLRASNVTLPSDGLQPVGIPSNSALQIPLHLSGSTSTLNLSPPSVDWETMQRLSKAYFDVINMLHPVLDRQWFNSNVLSSIINNGFQEGALSSLVLLVFALGEVALTTSEVPISAYKQRPSGIKGGTIDRPPGLALFNEARKRMGFAMSEVSLENVQMLALASLYYSSCGQALECWRMNVYASLACQGLITSKPDELHGPRTDLVKRVFWHCSIMETCFHMEFGLPLTGLEKLEETIGLPDFSGPMTDEDYIVNQQTHFHEHFASQIVLRRLSANFHSVLNKTFGTDASLPVAGFAPFNISSSPGTAAVMKQLDAQLDQWRSMLPSHLRWQDNQDVAFADPSHNAFGDVYTEESLQSNYMFTPDLDTPPATYPFAADIQTALLRTRYSYNKYVIHRPCIFKALHHPESMTREDAEGAAECLKASVKWPIALSPPCTNKRLVPIAFFWSQNLLGVLILLHLSQQHPMLGRIRSSLCGQRFDVEASQTVTVYLDWLRDMKKIDSTANWCWNIARLVYQLDD, from the exons ATGTCAGAATGGCCCGTTGTACGCCAGATGTTCGAAAGCCTTGGCCAGAAGGCTCCATCCGCCTTGGGTGAGATTCCTGCACTTCCGAGAGGACTTCGTGCCTCAAACGTTACTCTGCCATCCGATGGACTCCAGCCGGTAGGAATACCAAGTAACAGCGCTCTGCAGATACCCCTGCACCTCTCAGGCTCTACCTCGACTCTCAATCTTAGCCCCCCAAGTGTGGACTGGGAGACCATGCAAAGACTTAGTAAGGCTTATTTCGATGTCATTAACATGCTTCATCCTGTCTTGGATAGACAGTGGTTCAACTCGAACGTACTGAGttcaatcatcaacaatggaTTCCAAGAAGGAGCACTTTCATCCCTTGTACTACTTGTCTTTGCCCTTGGAGAGGTGGCGCTCACCACATCAGAAGTGCCAATCTCGGCTTACAAGCAGCGACCATCTGGAATCAAGGGAGGTACTATCGATCGGCCACCTGGTCTTGCTTTATTCAATGAGGCACGGAAAAGGATGGGGTTTGCTATGAGTGAAGTCAGCCTGGAAAATGTGCAGATGTTGGCACTTGCTTCGCTCTACTACTCAAGCTGCGGACAAGCTCTA GAATGTTGGAGGATGAATGTGTATGCGTCCTTGGCCTGCCAGGGTCTAATAACGAG caAACCTGACGAATTACACGGCCCCCGAACAGATCTGGTCAAGCGAGTCTTCTGGCACTGTTCAATCATGGAAAC GTGCTTCCACATGGAGTTTGGACTACCCCTGACTGGGCTAGAAAAGCTGGAAGAAACGATCGGTCTCCCTGACTTTAGTGGACCGATGACTGACGAGGACTATATCGTCAATCAACAAACACACTTTCATGAGCATTTCGCTTCTCAAATCGTTCTCCGAAGGCTCTCGGCCAATTTCCATTCTGTTCTCAACAAGA CCTTTGGCACAGATGCGTCTCTACCCGTTGCGGGGTTCGCTCCCTTCAACATCTCTTCGAGTCCCGGGACCGCAGCTGTTATGAAGCAACTCGACGCACAGCTAGACCAGTGGAGGAGCATGCTACCCAGCCATCTAAGATGGCAGGATAACCAGGATGTGGCCTTCGCGGATCCTTCACATAATGCCTTTGGTGACGTATATACGGAAGAATCTCTCCAGAGCAATTACATGTTTACACCGGATCTTGATACTCCACCAGCCACGTATCCGTTCGCGGCCGACATACAAACTGCACTTCTCCGAACACGATACAGCTACAACAAATACGTTATACACAGGCCCTGTATTTTCAAGGCTCTTCATCACCCTGAGAGCATGACGcgagaagatgctgaaggtGCGGCCGAATGTCTCAAAGCCTCGGTTAAGTGGCCCATTGCCCTATCACCCCCATGTACCAACAAACGACTTGTGCCGATTGCTTTCTTCTGGTCACAGAATCTGCTGGGTGTTCTAATTCTGTTACATTTATCGCAGCAGCACCCCATGTTGGGTCGGATCCGGTCGTCGCTTTGCGGGCAACGCTTCGATGTGGAAGCCTCCCAAACTGTTACAGTATATTTAGACTGGCTACGCGATATGAAAAAGATAGACTCGACGGCGAACTGGTGCTGGAATATCGCTCGCTTGGTCTACCAATTGGACGATTAG
- a CDS encoding nucleolar protein 12, with protein MSFSVAGQKECTRVDNFSNSAQTVLNLTQWQNGKLPILDTFTDKDLTKNSSKGLTASSKAVDPTLDALFASSAGPVQAPAKSRYSTLVEQKVREPPKPRVQLEEQDADDEVLSEISEELSFEEDGPSDEEEDGSDASEPEGESEDEQEQEEESSDEPMKDAPVELDDIIDATEDKSNKDRKRKRKNENDDLEGRYLDKLVAEEEAERAGKRQKNDALNKTEKAVAEDEDAGNDSDIPVHETLAKDSKSSDLEKAARTVFLANVSTEAINSKAAKKTLMAHLSSILDKDATPPQTIESLRFRSVAFAGGSLPKRAAYITKSLMDATTKSANAYVVYSTSAAARKAAAELNGTQVLERHLRVDSVAHPSPTDHRRCVFVGNLGFVDDETVLNTNADGDTTEKKKNKTPSDVEEGLWRTFSTQGKVENVRVVRDSKTRVGKGFAYVQFYDGNDVEAALLLDGKKFPPMLPRKLRVTRAKDPRKTALAQERARGKNVVPNGAAKSTKYKHKATPEEQSMAGRTSKLLGRSAAVQQRHKKRPSTQGASEDAQNIPSNIKGPEQFVFEGRRASAKDGTPKDLKLGKKGKGKGRSSRPQNRGARRAAEWKKKS; from the exons ATGTCTTTTTCCGTCGCAGGTCAAAAAGAGTGCACGAGAGTCGACAACTTTTCCAATTCAGCCCAAACAGTACTGAATCTGACACAATGGCAAAACGGTAAGTTGCCAATCCTTGATACCTTTACGGATAAAGACCTAACAAAAAACAGTTCAAAGGGCCtgacagcttcttccaagGCGGTGGACCCCACCCTCGACGCTCTTTTTGCGTCCAGT GCTGGTCCTGTCCAGGCTCCCGCTAAGTCAAGATACTCGACGTTGGTGGAACAAAAGGTTCGGGAACCTCCCAAGCCAAGGGTGCAGCTCGAAGAACAAGACGCCGACGATGAGGTCCTCTCTGAGATTAGCGAAGAGCTGAGCttcgaagaagatggcccctcagacgaggaagaggatggaTCCGACGCTTCGGAGCCAGAGGGGGAGAGCGAAGACGagcaagagcaagaggaagaatCTTCAGACGAGCCCATGAAGGATGCGCCAGTGGAGCTCGACGACATTATTGATGCGACAGAAGACAAGTCAAACAAGGATCGAAAACGAAAGAGAAAAAACGAAAACGACGATCTGGAGGGCAGATATCTGGACAAACTTGTTGCGGAGGAGGAAGCTGAGCGCGCCGGTAAGCGACAAAAGAACGACGCTCTGAATAAGACCGAAAAGGCTGTCgcggaggatgaggacgCCGGCAACGACAGTGATATTCCCGTCCATGAGACCCTCGCCAAGGACAGCAAATCATCAGACCTTGAGAAGGCAGCGCGAACAGTCTTCCTCGCCAACGTGTCCACAGAAGCAATCAATTCCAAGGCCGCCAAGAAGACCCTCATGGCCCATCTGTCATCCATTTTGGATAAAGATGCCACTCCTCCGCAGACTATCGAGTCGCTGCGTTTCCGTTCCGTTGCTTTCGCAGGCGGCTCTCTCCCTAAGCGTGCAGCTTACATTACTAAGAGCCTGATGGACGCGACGACCAAGTCCGCCAATGCATATGTCGTGTACTCAACCTCAGCGGCTGCTCGCAAGGCTGCCGCAGAGCTCAATGGTACCCAGGTCCTCGAAAGGCACCTGAGAGTCGACAGCGTCGCCCACCCCAGTCCCACAGATCACCGCCGATGTGTGTTTGTTGGCAACCTCGGGtttgttgacgatgagacCGTCTTGAACACCAACGCGGATGGTGACACtacggagaagaagaagaacaagacccCATCCGATGTCGAAGAAGGTCTTTGGCGAACTTTCAGCACTCAGGGCAAGGTTGAAAACGTCCGAGTAGTTCGAGATTCCAAGACTCGTGTAGGCAAGGGTTTCGCCTATGTCCAATTTTAT GATGGCAACGATGTCGAGGCGGCCTTACTCCTTGATGGCAAGAAATTCCCTCCCATGTTACCGCGTAAGTTGCGAGTCACTCGAGCCAAGGATCCTCGCAAGACAGCTCTGGCCCAGGAGCGAGCCAGGGGCAAGAACGTCGTTCCTAATGGCGCCGCCAAGAGCACAAAATACAAGCACAAGGCTACACCTGAGGAGCAGTCCATGGCTGGACGTACAAGCAAGCTTCTCGGCCGCTCGGCCGCCGTGCAGCAACGCCACAAGAAGCGCCCCTCAACACAGGGTGCTTCCGAGGATGCTCAGAACATTCCGTCCAACATCAAAGGACCCGAACAGTTCGTTTTTGAAGGCCGCCGTGCTTCAGCTAAGGACGGCACACCCAAAGATCTCAAACTTGGTAAGAAGGGCAAGGGTAAGGGCAGGTCCAGCAGGCCCCAAAACCGGGGCGCAAGGAGAGCTGCcgagtggaagaagaagagctga
- a CDS encoding nucleolar protein 12: protein MSFSVAGQKECTRVDNFSNSAQTVLNLTQWQNGKLPILDTFTDKDLTKNSSKGLTASSKAVDPTLDALFASSAGPVQAPAKSRYSTLVEQKVREPPKPRVQLEEQDADDEVLSEISEELSFEEDGPSDEEEDGSDASEPEGESEDEQEQEEESSDEPMKDAPVELDDIIDATEDKSNKDRKRKRKNENDDLEGRYLDKLVAEEEAERAGKRQKNDALNKTEKAVAEDEDAGNDSDIPVHETLAKDSKSSDLEKAARTVFLANVSTEAINSKAAKKTLMAHLSSILDKDATPPQTIESLRFRSVAFAGGSLPKRAAYITKSLMDATTKSANAYVVYSTSAAARKAAAELNGTQVLERHLRVDSVAHPSPTDHRRCVFVGNLGFVDDETVLNTNADGDTTEKKKNKTPSDVEEGLWRTFSTQGKVENVRVVRDSKTRVGKGFAYVQFYVSPWLSYFDRTSC, encoded by the exons ATGTCTTTTTCCGTCGCAGGTCAAAAAGAGTGCACGAGAGTCGACAACTTTTCCAATTCAGCCCAAACAGTACTGAATCTGACACAATGGCAAAACGGTAAGTTGCCAATCCTTGATACCTTTACGGATAAAGACCTAACAAAAAACAGTTCAAAGGGCCtgacagcttcttccaagGCGGTGGACCCCACCCTCGACGCTCTTTTTGCGTCCAGT GCTGGTCCTGTCCAGGCTCCCGCTAAGTCAAGATACTCGACGTTGGTGGAACAAAAGGTTCGGGAACCTCCCAAGCCAAGGGTGCAGCTCGAAGAACAAGACGCCGACGATGAGGTCCTCTCTGAGATTAGCGAAGAGCTGAGCttcgaagaagatggcccctcagacgaggaagaggatggaTCCGACGCTTCGGAGCCAGAGGGGGAGAGCGAAGACGagcaagagcaagaggaagaatCTTCAGACGAGCCCATGAAGGATGCGCCAGTGGAGCTCGACGACATTATTGATGCGACAGAAGACAAGTCAAACAAGGATCGAAAACGAAAGAGAAAAAACGAAAACGACGATCTGGAGGGCAGATATCTGGACAAACTTGTTGCGGAGGAGGAAGCTGAGCGCGCCGGTAAGCGACAAAAGAACGACGCTCTGAATAAGACCGAAAAGGCTGTCgcggaggatgaggacgCCGGCAACGACAGTGATATTCCCGTCCATGAGACCCTCGCCAAGGACAGCAAATCATCAGACCTTGAGAAGGCAGCGCGAACAGTCTTCCTCGCCAACGTGTCCACAGAAGCAATCAATTCCAAGGCCGCCAAGAAGACCCTCATGGCCCATCTGTCATCCATTTTGGATAAAGATGCCACTCCTCCGCAGACTATCGAGTCGCTGCGTTTCCGTTCCGTTGCTTTCGCAGGCGGCTCTCTCCCTAAGCGTGCAGCTTACATTACTAAGAGCCTGATGGACGCGACGACCAAGTCCGCCAATGCATATGTCGTGTACTCAACCTCAGCGGCTGCTCGCAAGGCTGCCGCAGAGCTCAATGGTACCCAGGTCCTCGAAAGGCACCTGAGAGTCGACAGCGTCGCCCACCCCAGTCCCACAGATCACCGCCGATGTGTGTTTGTTGGCAACCTCGGGtttgttgacgatgagacCGTCTTGAACACCAACGCGGATGGTGACACtacggagaagaagaagaacaagacccCATCCGATGTCGAAGAAGGTCTTTGGCGAACTTTCAGCACTCAGGGCAAGGTTGAAAACGTCCGAGTAGTTCGAGATTCCAAGACTCGTGTAGGCAAGGGTTTCGCCTATGTCCAATTTTATGTAAGTCCATGGTTGTCTTACTTCGATCGGACCAGCTGCTAA
- a CDS encoding nucleolar protein 12 → MAKRSKGLTASSKAVDPTLDALFASSAGPVQAPAKSRYSTLVEQKVREPPKPRVQLEEQDADDEVLSEISEELSFEEDGPSDEEEDGSDASEPEGESEDEQEQEEESSDEPMKDAPVELDDIIDATEDKSNKDRKRKRKNENDDLEGRYLDKLVAEEEAERAGKRQKNDALNKTEKAVAEDEDAGNDSDIPVHETLAKDSKSSDLEKAARTVFLANVSTEAINSKAAKKTLMAHLSSILDKDATPPQTIESLRFRSVAFAGGSLPKRAAYITKSLMDATTKSANAYVVYSTSAAARKAAAELNGTQVLERHLRVDSVAHPSPTDHRRCVFVGNLGFVDDETVLNTNADGDTTEKKKNKTPSDVEEGLWRTFSTQGKVENVRVVRDSKTRVGKGFAYVQFYDGNDVEAALLLDGKKFPPMLPRKLRVTRAKDPRKTALAQERARGKNVVPNGAAKSTKYKHKATPEEQSMAGRTSKLLGRSAAVQQRHKKRPSTQGASEDAQNIPSNIKGPEQFVFEGRRASAKDGTPKDLKLGKKGKGKGRSSRPQNRGARRAAEWKKKS, encoded by the exons ATGGCAAAACG TTCAAAGGGCCtgacagcttcttccaagGCGGTGGACCCCACCCTCGACGCTCTTTTTGCGTCCAGT GCTGGTCCTGTCCAGGCTCCCGCTAAGTCAAGATACTCGACGTTGGTGGAACAAAAGGTTCGGGAACCTCCCAAGCCAAGGGTGCAGCTCGAAGAACAAGACGCCGACGATGAGGTCCTCTCTGAGATTAGCGAAGAGCTGAGCttcgaagaagatggcccctcagacgaggaagaggatggaTCCGACGCTTCGGAGCCAGAGGGGGAGAGCGAAGACGagcaagagcaagaggaagaatCTTCAGACGAGCCCATGAAGGATGCGCCAGTGGAGCTCGACGACATTATTGATGCGACAGAAGACAAGTCAAACAAGGATCGAAAACGAAAGAGAAAAAACGAAAACGACGATCTGGAGGGCAGATATCTGGACAAACTTGTTGCGGAGGAGGAAGCTGAGCGCGCCGGTAAGCGACAAAAGAACGACGCTCTGAATAAGACCGAAAAGGCTGTCgcggaggatgaggacgCCGGCAACGACAGTGATATTCCCGTCCATGAGACCCTCGCCAAGGACAGCAAATCATCAGACCTTGAGAAGGCAGCGCGAACAGTCTTCCTCGCCAACGTGTCCACAGAAGCAATCAATTCCAAGGCCGCCAAGAAGACCCTCATGGCCCATCTGTCATCCATTTTGGATAAAGATGCCACTCCTCCGCAGACTATCGAGTCGCTGCGTTTCCGTTCCGTTGCTTTCGCAGGCGGCTCTCTCCCTAAGCGTGCAGCTTACATTACTAAGAGCCTGATGGACGCGACGACCAAGTCCGCCAATGCATATGTCGTGTACTCAACCTCAGCGGCTGCTCGCAAGGCTGCCGCAGAGCTCAATGGTACCCAGGTCCTCGAAAGGCACCTGAGAGTCGACAGCGTCGCCCACCCCAGTCCCACAGATCACCGCCGATGTGTGTTTGTTGGCAACCTCGGGtttgttgacgatgagacCGTCTTGAACACCAACGCGGATGGTGACACtacggagaagaagaagaacaagacccCATCCGATGTCGAAGAAGGTCTTTGGCGAACTTTCAGCACTCAGGGCAAGGTTGAAAACGTCCGAGTAGTTCGAGATTCCAAGACTCGTGTAGGCAAGGGTTTCGCCTATGTCCAATTTTAT GATGGCAACGATGTCGAGGCGGCCTTACTCCTTGATGGCAAGAAATTCCCTCCCATGTTACCGCGTAAGTTGCGAGTCACTCGAGCCAAGGATCCTCGCAAGACAGCTCTGGCCCAGGAGCGAGCCAGGGGCAAGAACGTCGTTCCTAATGGCGCCGCCAAGAGCACAAAATACAAGCACAAGGCTACACCTGAGGAGCAGTCCATGGCTGGACGTACAAGCAAGCTTCTCGGCCGCTCGGCCGCCGTGCAGCAACGCCACAAGAAGCGCCCCTCAACACAGGGTGCTTCCGAGGATGCTCAGAACATTCCGTCCAACATCAAAGGACCCGAACAGTTCGTTTTTGAAGGCCGCCGTGCTTCAGCTAAGGACGGCACACCCAAAGATCTCAAACTTGGTAAGAAGGGCAAGGGTAAGGGCAGGTCCAGCAGGCCCCAAAACCGGGGCGCAAGGAGAGCTGCcgagtggaagaagaagagctga
- a CDS encoding nucleolar protein 12, giving the protein MAKRSKGLTASSKAVDPTLDALFASSAGPVQAPAKSRYSTLVEQKVREPPKPRVQLEEQDADDEVLSEISEELSFEEDGPSDEEEDGSDASEPEGESEDEQEQEEESSDEPMKDAPVELDDIIDATEDKSNKDRKRKRKNENDDLEGRYLDKLVAEEEAERAGKRQKNDALNKTEKAVAEDEDAGNDSDIPVHETLAKDSKSSDLEKAARTVFLANVSTEAINSKAAKKTLMAHLSSILDKDATPPQTIESLRFRSVAFAGGSLPKRAAYITKSLMDATTKSANAYVVYSTSAAARKAAAELNGTQVLERHLRVDSVAHPSPTDHRRCVFVGNLGFVDDETVLNTNADGDTTEKKKNKTPSDVEEGLWRTFSTQGKVENVRVVRDSKTRVGKGFAYVQFYVSPWLSYFDRTSC; this is encoded by the exons ATGGCAAAACG TTCAAAGGGCCtgacagcttcttccaagGCGGTGGACCCCACCCTCGACGCTCTTTTTGCGTCCAGT GCTGGTCCTGTCCAGGCTCCCGCTAAGTCAAGATACTCGACGTTGGTGGAACAAAAGGTTCGGGAACCTCCCAAGCCAAGGGTGCAGCTCGAAGAACAAGACGCCGACGATGAGGTCCTCTCTGAGATTAGCGAAGAGCTGAGCttcgaagaagatggcccctcagacgaggaagaggatggaTCCGACGCTTCGGAGCCAGAGGGGGAGAGCGAAGACGagcaagagcaagaggaagaatCTTCAGACGAGCCCATGAAGGATGCGCCAGTGGAGCTCGACGACATTATTGATGCGACAGAAGACAAGTCAAACAAGGATCGAAAACGAAAGAGAAAAAACGAAAACGACGATCTGGAGGGCAGATATCTGGACAAACTTGTTGCGGAGGAGGAAGCTGAGCGCGCCGGTAAGCGACAAAAGAACGACGCTCTGAATAAGACCGAAAAGGCTGTCgcggaggatgaggacgCCGGCAACGACAGTGATATTCCCGTCCATGAGACCCTCGCCAAGGACAGCAAATCATCAGACCTTGAGAAGGCAGCGCGAACAGTCTTCCTCGCCAACGTGTCCACAGAAGCAATCAATTCCAAGGCCGCCAAGAAGACCCTCATGGCCCATCTGTCATCCATTTTGGATAAAGATGCCACTCCTCCGCAGACTATCGAGTCGCTGCGTTTCCGTTCCGTTGCTTTCGCAGGCGGCTCTCTCCCTAAGCGTGCAGCTTACATTACTAAGAGCCTGATGGACGCGACGACCAAGTCCGCCAATGCATATGTCGTGTACTCAACCTCAGCGGCTGCTCGCAAGGCTGCCGCAGAGCTCAATGGTACCCAGGTCCTCGAAAGGCACCTGAGAGTCGACAGCGTCGCCCACCCCAGTCCCACAGATCACCGCCGATGTGTGTTTGTTGGCAACCTCGGGtttgttgacgatgagacCGTCTTGAACACCAACGCGGATGGTGACACtacggagaagaagaagaacaagacccCATCCGATGTCGAAGAAGGTCTTTGGCGAACTTTCAGCACTCAGGGCAAGGTTGAAAACGTCCGAGTAGTTCGAGATTCCAAGACTCGTGTAGGCAAGGGTTTCGCCTATGTCCAATTTTATGTAAGTCCATGGTTGTCTTACTTCGATCGGACCAGCTGCTAA